The genome window taggagtagtattaacatgagacacagtgatggtgggttgtgtttaggagttgtattaacatgagactcagtgatggtgggttgtgtttaggagtagtataaaCCTaaaacacagtgatggtgggttgtgtttaggagtagtattaacatgagacacagtgatggtggtttGTGTTTAGGACTAGTATTCACATGAGactcagtgatggtgggttgtgtttaggagtagtattaacatgagacacagtgatggtgggttgtgtttaggagtagtattaacatgagactcagtgatggtgggttgtgtttaggagtagtattaacatgagacacagtgatggtgggttgtgtttaggagtagtattaacatgagacacagtgatggtgggttgtgtttaggagtagtattaacatgagacacagtgatggtgggttgtgtttaggagtagtattaacatgagacacagtgatggtggtttgtgtttaggagtagtattaacatgagactcagtgatggtgggttgtgtttaggagtagtataaaCCTaaaacacagtgatggtgggttgtgtttaggagtagtattaacatgagacacagtgatggtgggttgtgtttaggagtagtattaacatgagactcagtgatggtgggttgtgtttaggagtagtattaacatgagacacagtgatggtgggttgtgtttaggagttgtattaacatgagactcagtgatggtgggttgtgtttaggagtagtataaaCCTaaaacacagtgatggtgggttgtgtttaggagtagtattaacatgagacacagtgatggtggtttGTGTTTAGGACTAGTATTCACATGAGactcagtgatggtgggttgtgtttaggagtagtattaacatgagacacagtgatggtgggttgtgtttaggagtagtattaacatgagacacagtgatggtgggttgtgtttaggagtagtattaacatgagactcagtgatggtgggttgtgtttaggagtagtataaaCCTaaaacacagtgatggtgggttgtgtttaggagtagtattaacatgagacacagtgatggtggtttGTGTTTAGGACTAGTATTCACATGAGactcagtgatggtgggttgtgtttaggagtagtattaacatgagacacagtgatggtgggttgtgtttaggagtagtattaacatgagacacagtgatggtgggttgtgtttaggagtagtattaacatgagactcagtgatggtgggttgtgtttaggagtagtataaaCCTaaaacacagtgatggtgggttgtgtttaggagtagtattaacatgagacacagtgatggtggtttgtgtttaggagtagtataaaCCTaaaacacagtgatggtgggttgtgtttaggagtagtattaacatgagacacagtgatggtgggttgtgtttaggagtagtattaacatgagacacagtgatggtgggttgtgtttaggagtagtattaacatgagacacagtgatggtgttTTGTGTAGGAGTAGTatgaacatgagacacagtgatggtgggttgtgtttaggagtagtatgaacatgagacacagtgatggtgggttgtgtttaggagtagtatgaacatgagacacagtgatggtgggttgtgtgtaggagtagtatgaacatgagacacagtgatggtgggttgtgtttaggagtagtattaacatgagacacagtgaaggtgggttgtgtttaggagtagtattaacatgagacacagtgatggtggatTGTGTTTAGGAGTAGAATTAGCATGAGACAGTGAAGgtaggttgtgtttaggagtagtattaacatgagactcagtgatggtgggttgtgtttaggagtagtatgaacatgagacacagtgatggtgggttgtgtgtaggagtagtatgaacatgagacacagtgatggtgggttgtgtttaggagtagtattaacatgagacacagtgaaggtgggttgtgtttaggagtagtattaacatgagacacagtgatggtggatTGTGTTTAGGAGTAGAATTAGCATGAGACAGtgaaggtgggttgtgtttaggagtagtattaacatgagactcagtgatggtgggttgtgtttaggagtagtattaacatgagacacagtgatggtgggttgtgtttaggagttgtattaacatgagactcagtgatggtgggttgtgtttaggagtagtataaaCCTaaaacacagtgatggtgggttgtgtttaggagtagtattaacatgagacacagtgatggtggtttGTGTTTAGGACTAGTATTCACATGAGactcagtgatggtgggttgtgtttaggagtagtattaacatgagacacagtgatggtgggttgtgtttaggagtagtattaacatgagactcagtgatggtgggttgtgtttaggagtagtattaacatgagacacagtgatggtgggttgtgtttaggagtagtattaacatgagactcagtgatggtgggttgtgtttaggagtagtataaaCCTaaaacacagtgatggtgggttgtgtttaggagtagtatgaaCATGAGactcagtgatggtgggttgtgtttaggagtagtataaaGTATTTTGTTGGTTTAGATGCACACACTCAGTATCacttccctcttctcctttcctgtcTGTCCCCTGACAGACATCCCGAGTCATATCAGAAATCTGTATATACACATTAGACTTTACAGAACATGTTCCTGGTAGAACATGGCACCTGCAACGTTATGGGTTTGGTTCCCAGGACCACCCATAGGTGCTCTAGTCTAGAACACTGAACCTTCAGTACCACTTTGATGCAGCTGATGAGGAGTGATGGTCATGGGTGTTTAAATTGAATGGGTTCTAATTGAATAACATCATGGAActttgacctgtatatacagaactcAGAAGGGCAAGGTAGGTCATTAAAATGTTAATGTTATAAATAGTTTAGTCAACACATTTGTTTAAATGGTTCCGTATGTAGTATAAAAGACCACAGTGAAAATTGAcaaattttttaaataaaattaaTATATGCCCAGACTTGTCTTTTACACAATTTCTGTTCTATTACAGTAACAGCCCTTTTCTGGCGTGTTGGTCTGGTTGTCATGGATGTTAATGTCTTTACTAAACAGGAAGGACAGTTCTGTATCAGCTACTTGTGTTCTGACTGCTTTTATAATGTGTTAACACTTACTTCTTGTTTTCACTCACTACCAGACAGTTGACTCACTGTATAAGACCTCTCCTCTTCACTTCACTCTGGAACTACTCTTGACAATATCTTGAAATATAGTTTTTGGTTATTTGTTTTTAGTCATAAGTCAAATACTTGAGGGTAATGTAtcatatgtgtgcgtgtgtttgtgtgtgtgtgagtgtgtgtgtgtgtgtgtgtgtgtgtgtgtgtgtgtgtgtgtgtgtgtgtgtgtgtgtgtgtgtgtgtgtgtgtgtgtgtgtgtgtgtgtgtgtgtgtgtgtgtgtgtgtgtgtttgagagagggagagagagagagtgaaagtcactggctgtttagcctcacagcttgaggataggtgctgtcattgaacctggtggtcattctttagtcactggctgtttagcctcacagcttgaggataggtgctgtcattgaacctggtggtcattctttagtcactggctgtttagcctcacagcttgaggataggtgctgtcattgaacctggtggtcagtctttagtcactggctgtttagcctcacagcttgaggataggtgctgtcattgaacctggtggtcattctttagtcactggctgtttagcctcacagcttgaggataggtgctgtcattgaacctggtggtcagtctttagtcactggctgtttagcctcacagcttgaggataggtgctgtcattgaacctggtggtcagtctttagtcactggctgtttagcctcacagcttgaggattggtgctgtcattgaacctggtggtcagtctttagTCACTGGCTGTTTAGCCTCACATCTTGAGGATAGGTGCTGTCATTGAACTTGGTGGTCAGTCTTTAGTCACTGGCTGTTTAGCCTCACAGCTTGGGGATAGGTGCtgtcattgaacctggtggtcattctttagtcactggctgtttagcctcacagcttgaggataggtgctgtcattgaacctggtggtcagtctttagtcactggctgtttagcctcacagcttggggataggtgctgtcattgaacctggtggtcattctttagtcactggctgtttagcctcacagcttggggataggtgctgtcattgaacctggtggtcaTTCTTTAGTCACTGGCTGTTTAGCCTCACAGCTTGGGGATAGGAGCtgtcattgaacctggtggtcagtctttagTCACTCGCTGTTTAGCCTCACAGCTTGGGGATAGGTGCtgtcattgaacctggtggtcattctttagtcactggctgtttagcctcacagcttggggataggtgctgtcattgaacctggtggtcagtctttagtcactggctgtttagcctcacagcttggggataggtgctgtcattgaacctggtggtcagtctttagTCACTGGCTGTTTAGCCTCACATCTTGAGGATAGGTGCtgtcattgaacctggtggtcagtctttagtcactggctgtttagcctcacagcttgaggataggtgctgtcattgaacctggtggtcagtctttaggCTGCTGTACAGCTGGACGGACTGTAGAGGATTGAACATGTATCCTcctatattttgggttctgagaaTAAAACAGCTTCAGAACAATCAATGTAGAAATATGTGTTTACAGTTCTACAGATCTGTTCAATAAGtgattgttgttgatgttgttgttgttgtttataatgatgatgatgactactgtatatattagGAATGTATTTTTTGCATCATGTCAGTTTAAGTAGACAGATGTAGACAGACATGCAACACAtcacacattacatacatacatagtcCAGTagacttacagacagacagtattcaCATAGACAACCATAtagcacaatacaacacaacacaatatgaGCCTGGTTCATTTTCAGTAATGAGGCCCTGTACCCCATTTACAGTTTATACTTCAATGTATCAGGTGGAGTTATTCACCAGCTATAGAGtgagttgttgtttatgtttctAAGACTGCAGGGTGGGAGATGTAACAATGGCCTTGAGAACAGCAGGAAGTGTGTTGgtggtctttctctggtctgtgaCAGGTATGGTCTCATTCATAACTTATATGTTTGTCAATCTACAGACATTTGTATTACATTTGCTTGTGTTCTGTTAGGCATCTCCACTTCACTTTAAATAGTTGTGTTCCACACCTCACTGAGTGATGATTATCTGTGGTTTCCAATATGGCAACAAAGTGTGGACAAACCCTAAACAAAGTGTGAGCCAAAATACCTTGTTCTAATTCTGATACCATTGTGATGTCTAACTGTATTTCAGTTGTACTGGGTCAGGATGGCTGGAGTGTTAGATACACCACTCAGAGTATCTGTACCTTGAAGGGGTCATCAGTGGATCTGTTCTGCTCTTACACATATCCCAGAGGTAAAGTCACAACAACCTTCTGGTTCACTAAAATGGAGGCTGGGATAGAACCTGAAGATCTAGGTCAGGACCCAGAGTATGCAGGTCGTCTGGAGTATCATGGAGATAAGAAGAAAGACTGTACCCTGACAATcacagacctgagagagagagactcagctaCGTACAAATTCAGATTACTAACAGATCAGGAAGGAGGGAAATATTCTGGAagtcctggagtcactctgtctgtcacaggtacagttacattcaATATAGTTAAACTGTTGAATTCCATTTATTTCAGGATAAATGTCTTGGTTTGTGTTTATGTCTGTATAAAATAGGATTTCCTCCATCTTTGTATTAGAGTGATAAGTCAGTTATAAAGGGATTTACAGTGATATTGTTTTTTCTCCAGGTCTTCAGGTGAAGGTGACTGGTGGACATCAGGAtaagacactgacctgtatcaccACATGTACTCTGACTCACAACCCCACCTACATCTGGTACAAGAACGGACAACATCTAGATGAGAGCACCTCCCCCCAGTACAAAGACCCAGTCTCCAGTAACTATGAAGACAGTTACTCCTGTGCTGTAAAAGGCCACGAGGACCTCCACTCTCCTGCAGTGTGTGAGTGTTCATTTAATACATTATACTGTGTGTTGGTTTCACTATGAGAACTTGAGAACTTTGAGGATTTCTAGATAGAACTGAGAATACAATCCAATTGACCTCTTGTTAAGTCACTGTGTTTCAGGTATTTGGGGTCAGAGCTGCAACAGAGTGACTTACACCAAGAGGAGAATCTGTGTCTTGAAGGGGTCAACAGTGGACATATCCTGTAGTTATGTTGGTCATTATTCCACCACATCATCATTCTGGTTTAGAAGTGATAAGTCGACACCTGAAGACCTAACCACTGACCCAGGGTATGTAGGTCGTGTGGAGTACACTGGAACATACAGAGGTCCCTTCACCCTGAGAATCACAGATCTGAGAGAGGAGGACTCAGCTGAGTATCGCTTCACTTTTAAAACAAACAACTTTGAATGGGGTCATAGTTTCCCAGGAACAACTCTGTCTGTCACAGGTAATACTACACTGTATGATACAACTGTAAATCATAATGAATTACAGGAGAAAATATATGAACCATCCTGTTAACACAGAGGTGTATGTGGTTTTATACATATTGTTTCAGGTCTGCAGGTGAAGGTGActcctgctgcagagggacagaagacactgacctgtagcaccaccTGTACTCTGACTGACAACCCCACCTACATCTGGTACAAGAACGGACAACATCTAGATGAGAGCACCTCCCCCCAGTACAAAGATCCAGTCTCCAGTAACTATGAAGACAGTTATTCCTGTGCTGTAAAAGGCCATGaggatctcctctctcctgcagtTTGTGAGTGTTTATTTATTAATAAGGGACAGATTGATATTTACTGTGGGACGGGACAGGACTGGTCTTCAAAGTTTAAAATATTTTCACATGACCCCCctgtactgtaaaataaattGAACACCCTCCCCCTCATAGAATTAACTCAAAATAATGTTTACGACCACAAATAAGAATAATTGTAGCGACCTGCATTTATAAACGTGAATTCCGACTTTGCCACTTCAGCCTGCTTTTGAGGCCTgatcgatgccacgcagggctacgggccagaagttTGAGGGTTCCCGACCACCACAGACAAGCTCACCCTGCCTGTTCTATTACACTGCCATCATATACAAAATATATGCAACACATTTTCCACCATcaggtttctgtgccaatgcaGCACACAGCCAATAAACAAAGCAAACTGACTTCGGGCACTTCAATGTAATGGTTTGTgttttcaacaccacaataaaTAGACAATGTAAATctggacaaacagagaacacatccctccctaccttgtagtCTTACCCAGTATTGACGGCTGGACAAACAGATaatacatccctccctaccttgtagtcttacccagtattgaaggcttgacaaacagagaatacatccctccctaccttgtagtcttacccagtattgaaggcttgacaaacagagaatacatccctccctaccttgtagtcttacccagtattgaaggcttgacaaacagagaatacatccctccctaccttgtagtcttacccagtattgaaggctgaacaaacagagaatacatccctccctaccttgtagtcttacccagtattgaaggctggacaaacagagaatacatccctccctaccttgtagtcttacccagtattgaaggcttgacaaacagagaacacatccctccctaccttgtagtCTTACACAGTATTGAAGGctggacaaacagagaacacatccctccctaccttgtagtcttacccagtattgaaggcttgacaaacagagaacacatccCTGACTACCTTGTAGTCTTACCCAGTATTGAAGGcttgacaaacagagaacacatccctccctaccttgttGTCTTACCCAGTATTGAAGGTCTGACAATCTCTGAATGTCATTCAACTGGTTGGTGTTTTGTAACTAATGTCTCTTTCCGTTCATCAAATGGCTGCTGCTCAGTTtggattgattgactgattgattttATTTGTCAGTTAAAAGAATACATAAACAATATTATTTTAAGTGAACAGGATTGTTGTTTTAAAGGATTGCAGAACAAAGTTGGGGACTTACATCCATTGTGGTCCCTATGTTTTACataaatacatatacaattatgctgaacaaaaatataaacgcaatgtgcaacaatttcaaccatattactgagttacagttcatataaggtaatcagtcagttgaaatactgtatattcattaggtcctaatctatggatttcacatgactgggcagggtcaCAACCATGGGTGGGCTTggaagggcataggcccacccactggggaaccaggcccagccaatcagactgAGGTTTTCCCAACAAAAGGCTTTATCACAGACAGaattactcctcagtttcatcagctgtctgggtggctgttctcagatgatcccacaggtgaagaagccggtgtcacgttctgtccatcgttcgtctgtgttttccttgttttagtgttggtcaggacgtgagctgggtgggcattctatgttgtgtgtctggtttgtctatttctatgtttggcctgatatggttctcaatcagaggcaggtgttagtcattgtctctgattgggaaccatatttacgtagcctgttttgtgttgagttttgtgggtgattgttcctgtctctgtgtttgcaccagataggactgtttaggttttcacttttcttgttttgtatagtctttattaaaaacatgaataaccaccacgctgcattttggtccgcctctctttcaccagaagaaaacccttacagccGAATGTGGAAATCCTGGGATGaatgtaaaaaaacacacaaTCCTCCCCAAAACAAAACTAAATAGATCcctaatacatcactgtaaaactGTATACAATGTATATCTGTGTTGGTTTCATTTTATAATATGAGAAATGTTAGCATTTCTAGAAAGAACTGAGAATACAATCTAGTTGACCTCTTGTTATGTCACTGTGTTTCAGGTGTTCAGGGTCAGAGCTGCTACAGAGTGATTTACACAAAGAGGAGAATCTGTGTCTTGAAGGAGTCAACTTTGGACATATCCTGTTCTTATGTTGGTTATTATTACACCATATCATCATTCTGGTTTAGAAGTGATAAGTCGACCCCTGAAGACCTAACCACAGACCCAGGGTATGCAGGTCGTGTGGAGTACACTGGAACATACAGAGGTCCCTTCACCCTGAGAATCACAGATCTGAGAGAGGAGGACTCAGCTGAGTATCGCTTCACTTTTAAAACAAACAACTTTGAATGGGGTCATAGTTTCCCAGGAACAACTCTGTTTGTCACAGGTAATACTACACTGTATGATACAACTGTAAATCATAATGAATTACAGGAGAAAATATATGAACCATCCTGTTAACACAGAGGTGTATGTGGTTTTATACATATTGTTTCAGGTCTGCAGCTGAAGCTGACTcctgctgcagagagacagaagacactgacctgtatcaccACCTGTACTCTGACTGACAACCCCACCTACATTTGGTACAAGAACGGACAACGTCTAGATGAGAGCACCTCCCCCCAGTACAAAGACCCAGTCTCCAGTAACTATGGAGACAGTTACTCCTGTGCTGTAAAAGGCCATGAGGATCTCCACTCTCCTGCAGTGTGTGAGTGCGAATGAAACTAGTATTTTATGTGGTATCATTTGGAACCAATAAGAATGGTTTTACTTTCTCTGTCAATATTCTTAACTATATACATTGGAATGATAAACAGTTTTATAGAT of Oncorhynchus nerka isolate Pitt River unplaced genomic scaffold, Oner_Uvic_2.0 unplaced_scaffold_1252, whole genome shotgun sequence contains these proteins:
- the LOC135569028 gene encoding myeloid cell surface antigen CD33-like isoform X2, translated to MALRTAGSVLVVFLWSVTVVLGQDGWSVRYTTQSICTLKGSSVDLFCSYTYPRGKVTTTFWFTKMEAGIEPEDLGQDPEYAGRLEYHGDKKKDCTLTITDLRERDSATYKFRLLTDQEGGKYSGSPGVTLSVTGLQVKVTGGHQDKTLTCITTCTLTHNPTYIWYKNGQHLDESTSPQYKDPVSSNYEDSYSCAVKGHEDLHSPAVFTVFQVFGVRAATE
- the LOC135569028 gene encoding myeloid cell surface antigen CD33-like isoform X1 yields the protein MALRTAGSVLVVFLWSVTVVLGQDGWSVRYTTQSICTLKGSSVDLFCSYTYPRGKVTTTFWFTKMEAGIEPEDLGQDPEYAGRLEYHGDKKKDCTLTITDLRERDSATYKFRLLTDQEGGKYSGSPGVTLSVTGLQVKVTGGHQDKTLTCITTCTLTHNPTYIWYKNGQHLDESTSPQYKDPVSSNYEDSYSCAVKGHEDLHSPAVCECSFNTLYCVLVSL